Below is a genomic region from Bacillus marinisedimentorum.
ATATACCTTTACTTTATGCATATGAAACATAAGTTAGTTTGTATGTTAGTGACTGACAAGAGTGATTCATTTTTATACCGCTTAAAAAGAAGGAGCTGTTTGATTAATAGCACGAGAATTTTATTCCCCCATCTTCATATTCAGACCTGCATCATCTTAGTGTTAACTGATGGAATTATTTTTCTGTTTCTTTTACCCCCTAAAAAAATCAACCGCTTCTTAATACTGTTGTGTAAGACTGTTTGTGAAAAAAGACGGAGAAATTGTTTATGCCATTCAACTTGCAACTATAGAAGCAAATTCCTCTTGTTTATGGTGAGATGATGATAAAATATGATGTTGAATAAATTCGTGTATTGTAAGAGTGACAGTAGATAGTACATACTTTTATATTTAAGGTAAGGAGTAGGACAAATGATGAGGTGTTTTTATTCTATAATGATTGCAGGCACGCTTTTTTTAACTGGATCACTGGAAGCAAAAGCGGCTTTCGGTCCGGATGAATGGCTGGAATATCGATTAAAAGATGACAATAATGCTGTCTACCAAAATGAGGGGACCAAGCCCCTCGAACCGAGAATTTTTGAAACAGAGGATGAAGTCCGCTCGACGCCTGTTGTGGCAGACAATAAAATATTTATTGGGAACCATAACACGGGCGGGTTATTTGCTTATGATGTTTTGTCTGGGGACTTGTTATGGGAAACTAAATTGCCGAACTGGATTCATTCTGAGGCAATTTACCATGACAACACAGTGTATGTCGGTTTTGGGAACCGTTTTTACCAGAAGAACAACGGTATACGCGGGACGGGAGAAAGCGGTGTTATGGCTTTAGATGCAGAGACCGGTGAAATAAAATGGAAGGCCAACACTAAAGGTGAGGTAATGCCTACCCCGGTGTATCATGATGGATTTGTTTATGCCGCAAGCGGCGACCGCAATCTGCATAAAATTGATGCGGAATCGGGAAAGACAGTAAAGGAAATTGAGTTGGAATCTGTTGTCAGTATGTCCTCTCCTAACTTGTATGAAGGAAATATTTTTTTAGGAGGAAGCGTCCCGTACAGCTTTTATTCAGTGGATTTATCCAAAGAGCAAAGAGCCTGGGAAAGAGGAATACCTGAAGCTGTAGCTGGTCTTGACGATGTACCGCCAGCCATTCATAATGATATCGCTGTGACTACAGCACTGGATCAAAAGGAACCTGTTCCGCTAAGAGAGGTTTATGAAAACTTTGGAGCAATCCAGGTATATGAGGAAATCGTAAAGTCTGCGGTTGGACAGCTGCTGGATAAAGAACGAATGAGTTATTATGAGCATATGATTTATGCACTGGACACTGAATCAGGTGAGATAGTATGGAAAGACAGCCTGGGGACCGGAACAATTGTAAAAAACAACAAATCTGGCGCGCCGATGATTTATGATGGCAAAGTGTTTCTCGGAAGCCCGATTACAAAACAGTTTTATGCCTATGATTTGGAGAATGGCGATGAA
It encodes:
- a CDS encoding PQQ-binding-like beta-propeller repeat protein; this encodes MMRCFYSIMIAGTLFLTGSLEAKAAFGPDEWLEYRLKDDNNAVYQNEGTKPLEPRIFETEDEVRSTPVVADNKIFIGNHNTGGLFAYDVLSGDLLWETKLPNWIHSEAIYHDNTVYVGFGNRFYQKNNGIRGTGESGVMALDAETGEIKWKANTKGEVMPTPVYHDGFVYAASGDRNLHKIDAESGKTVKEIELESVVSMSSPNLYEGNIFLGGSVPYSFYSVDLSKEQRAWERGIPEAVAGLDDVPPAIHNDIAVTTALDQKEPVPLREVYENFGAIQVYEEIVKSAVGQLLDKERMSYYEHMIYALDTESGEIVWKDSLGTGTIVKNNKSGAPMIYDGKVFLGSPITKQFYAYDLENGDELWKFENEVIKAPPVAADGIVYFSNAKGYVHAMDAGTGEEIGRKKLGGTLAPSGPIIINDTLFIGSQDSNVYALPTENIRSAADEYHKEPPVERSAAGYIFTVYVLPIVIVLSALGVLAFYFMRRKRSI